From a single Novipirellula caenicola genomic region:
- a CDS encoding response regulator encodes MGDDLVQSQWWCDRLSQWSLSTIPCASGKTLVRELRRVKEARAEYDLVLLSAGVLEEMGREWVQQIENDPTIGKVPVILVAAADDNPEPSEPSTDWIRHRLLSSVSMTELRVAIESILNSRKKRDSVLPDKPGTDSVDFDRDAMLQNTGGDRVFVRKLIEMFQIESRRQLSAIADAVEARDGQMIKSAAHVFKGSVALFGASGCIEEVLRLEKMGERNELRHVETQFQVVCRMTAGLSNALNDYLAEEHTE; translated from the coding sequence GTGGGCGACGATCTCGTCCAATCGCAATGGTGGTGCGATCGATTGTCGCAGTGGTCGCTGTCGACAATTCCCTGCGCCAGCGGCAAGACGCTGGTCCGCGAATTGCGGCGTGTCAAAGAAGCCCGAGCCGAGTACGATTTGGTGCTGCTAAGTGCGGGCGTTTTAGAGGAAATGGGGCGTGAATGGGTTCAACAAATCGAGAACGACCCAACCATCGGCAAAGTACCGGTTATCCTAGTGGCGGCTGCCGATGATAATCCTGAGCCCTCCGAACCATCCACGGATTGGATTCGGCACCGGTTGCTGAGTTCGGTTTCGATGACCGAGTTGCGTGTGGCGATTGAATCAATCCTAAATAGTAGAAAAAAGAGAGACAGCGTGTTGCCGGACAAACCAGGCACTGATTCGGTTGATTTTGATCGTGATGCAATGTTGCAGAACACGGGTGGAGATCGTGTGTTTGTACGCAAGTTGATTGAGATGTTTCAAATTGAATCGCGTCGCCAGCTGTCGGCCATTGCCGATGCGGTCGAAGCACGCGACGGTCAGATGATCAAATCAGCGGCGCATGTGTTCAAAGGATCCGTCGCGTTGTTTGGAGCGTCTGGGTGTATCGAGGAAGTTTTGAGACTGGAGAAGATGGGCGAGCGAAACGAACTTCGTCACGTCGAAACTCAGTTCCAAGTGGTTTGCCGGATGACTGCCGGATTGTCCAACGCGTTGAACGACTATTTGGCGGAAGAGCATACCGAATAA